In a single window of the Montipora capricornis isolate CH-2021 chromosome 11, ASM3666992v2, whole genome shotgun sequence genome:
- the LOC138023745 gene encoding tetratricopeptide repeat protein 28-like, producing the protein MKYLPLQTVFIALSENTISFWLLRRGSGVNYREKEIENGSADLLIKKTLKQIGAGAVVRCENRSVHRHRSDVSCSGEAVEESFESFSVSDNPLQSLYDFLISPIADLLQGDDLIFVPDGPFCLAPYSALSDSVRIRTVPSLSAFKLIASAFNVFNGKSEALLVGDPCLKEITWDTGFPMHEQLPCARKEVEMIGELLQTAPLTGEKATKAEVLKRMKSVALIHIAAHGDDEFGEIVLSPTPERASQIPKVEDYMLTMSDVQAVRLQAKLVVLSCCHSGQGEVKSEGVVGIARAFLCAGARSVLVSLWAIDDEATLLFMKSFYQHLADRKSASLALHHAMESLRETKEYSAIKYWAPFVLIGDDVTFEFGSQELEKNETSSKT; encoded by the coding sequence ATGAAATATTTGCCTTTACAAACAGTTTTCATAGCACTTTCAGAGAACACTATCAGTTTTTGGCTTCTGAGAAGAGGAAGCGGAGTAAACTATAGGgaaaaggaaatcgaaaatgGAAGTGCTGACTTACTGATAAAGAAGACTTTGAAACAGATTGGCGCGGGGGCTGTTGTTCGATGCGAGAATCGCTCGGTACACAGACATCGCAGCGACGTCTCTTGCAGTGGAGAAGCTGTTGAGGAATCCTTTGAGTCTTTCAGCGTGTCCGACAACCCCTTGCAGTCCTTGTATGATTTTTTAATCAGTCCCATTGCAGACCTGCTCCAGGGTGATGACTTgatctttgttcctgatggaccattttgcttggctccttattctgcattgagtgactctgtcaggatccgtacTGTTCCCTCATTGTCCGCTTTCAAACTGATCGCAAGTGCATTTAATGTTTTTAACGGTAAGAGTGAAGCGCTACTTGTGGGCGATCCGTGCTTGAAGGAAATCACTTGGGACACCGGTTTTCCCATGCATGAACAGTTGCCGTGCGCGAGAAAAGAGGTGGAGATGATTGGAGAGCTTTTGCAGACTGCGCCTCTCACTGGCGAAAAGGCAACGAAAGCTGAGGTcctgaaaagaatgaagtcagttgctttaatccacattgctgctCATGGAGATGATGAATTTGGAGAAATTGTTTTGTCCCCAACTCCCGAGCGCGCATCCCAGATCCCCAAAGtggaagattacatgttaacAATGAGCGATGTTCAAGCAGTTCGTCTTCAGGCAAAGCTGGTTGTGctgagttgctgtcatagtggtCAGGGAGAAGTAAAATCAGAGGGTGTGGTGGGAATAGCCagagctttcctgtgtgctggtgcccggtctgttttggtttcactctgggcaattgatgaTGAAGCGACCTTGCTGTTCATGAAGAGTTTTTACCAACACTTGGCAGAcagaaaaagtgcaagtttagctcttcaccatgctatgGAATCTCTTCGGGAGACAAAGGAGTATTCCGCCATtaaatactgggcgccatttgttctaattggcgatgatgtcacgttTGAATTTGGATCTCAAGAACtcgaaaagaatg
- the LOC138024627 gene encoding tetratricopeptide repeat protein 28-like, protein MADKKMNVFEQHIQELSVARKEGNRKGEGIAYLNLGNYYYGLAYFEQAKRDYTEALRIFKEIGFSAGEGKACGNLGIAYHSLGNFKQAIEYLEQCLSIAKEVGGRALEGKVNGNLGKAHIHRGNFKQAIEYLEQCLNIAKEVGDRVGEVGANGNLGDAYHSLGNFKQAIEYYEKSLSIAKEVGDRAGEGKANGSLGNAYRSLGNFKRAIQCQEQHLSIAKEVGDRALEGRAIGNLGNAYYSLGNVKRAIEYHEKHLSIAKKVGDRAGEGNANGNLGNDYNSLGNFKKAIEYSKQHLSIAKELGDRAGEGSANGNLGNAYNNLGNFKKAIEYSKQHLSIAKELGDRAGEGSANGNLGNAYNNLGNFKQAVEYYEKHLSIAKEVGDRAGEGGASGNLGVAYDSLNNFKQAIVYHKQALSIAKEVGDRFGEGRVYGYLGNANHRLGKFKEAIEFHEKGLTIAKEVGDRAGEGRAYGHLGCAYSISGEFESALLFNEHLTISKETEDPVEQGIACSRLGGVHEISGSLCKALNFYRLSIKHFDETRRLLQSEDAWKISFRDTKQGATSTGFDRHFEDSIWCS, encoded by the exons ATGGCAGACAAAAAGATGAACGTTTTCGAGCAGCATATACAAGAGCTTAGCGTTGCCAGAAAAGAGGGAAACAGAAAAGGGGAGGGTATTGCATATTTGAATTTAggcaattattattatggcttGGCTTATTTTGAACAGGCCAAGAGGgattacacagaagcattaagGATTTTTAAGGAAATAGGTTTCAGTGCCGGAGAGGGAAAAGCTTgtggcaatctcggcatcgcttatcacagtctgggaaattttaagcaagccatagagtatctcGAACAatgtcttagcattgcaaaagaggtagggggtAGGGCCCTGGAGGGCAAAgtcaatggtaatctcggcaaggCTCACATCCATcggggcaattttaagcaagccatagagtatctcGAACAATGTCTTAACATTgcgaaagaagtaggggatagggtaGGGGAGGTCGgtgccaatggtaatctcggcgacgcttatcacagtctgggcaattttaagcaagccatagagtattacgaaaaatctcttagcattgcaaaagaagtaggggatagggcagGGGAGGGCAAAGCCAATGGTagtctcggcaacgcttatcgcagtctgggcaattttaagcgagccatacaGTGTCaggaacaacatcttagcattgcaaaagaagtaggggatagggccctGGAGGGCAGAGCCATTGGTaatcttggcaacgcttatTACAGTCTGGGAAATGtcaagcgagccatagagtatcacgaaaaacatcttagcattgcaaaaaaagtaggggatagggcagGGGAGGGCaatgccaatggtaatctcggcaacgattacaacagtctgggcaattttaagaaGGCCATAGAGTATTccaaacaacatcttagcattgcaaaagaactaggggatagggccggggagggcagtgccaatggtaatctcggcaacgcttataacaatctgggcaattttaagaaGGCCATAGAGTATTccaaacaacatcttagcattgcaaaagaactaggggatagggccggggagggcagtgccaatggtaatctcggcaacgcttataacaatctgggcaattttaagcaagccgtAGAGTATTACGAAAagcatcttagcattgcaaaagaagtaggggatagggccggggaagGAGGGGCCAGTGGTAATCTCGGCGTCGCTTATGACAGCCTgaacaattttaagcaagccatagtgtaccacaAACAAGCTCTTAGTATTGCGAAGGAAGTAGGGGATAGATTCGGGGAGGGTAGAGTCTATGGATATCTCGGCAATGCTAATCACAGACTGGGCAAATTTAAAGAGGCCATAGAGTTCCACGAAAAAGGTCTTACAATTgcgaaagaagtaggggacagggccggagagggaagagcctatggccATCTCGGTTGTGCTTATTCTATTAGCGGAGAGTTTGAAAGTGCTCTTCTCTTTAACGAACATCTTACTATTTCCAAAGAAACGGAGGATCCAGTCGAGCAGGGAATCGCTTGCTCTCGGCTTGGTGGTGTTCACGAAATTTCAGGCTCGTTGTGCAAAGCCCTTAATTTTTATCGTCTAAgcataaaacattttgatgaaacaaggcgtcttcttcagtcagaagatgcatggaaaataagctttcgtgacaCAAAACAAGGAGC gacgagcacaggctttgaCAGACATTTTGAAGATTCAATTTGGTGTTCATGA